Proteins from a single region of Phalacrocorax carbo chromosome 25, bPhaCar2.1, whole genome shotgun sequence:
- the TBKBP1 gene encoding TANK-binding kinase 1-binding protein 1 — translation MDSMFEDDISILTQEALGPDEDWLDSPNTDLSGEMCSASHFALITAYDDIKNRLTGLERENSTLKRRLKMYEVKYPLIGEFGEEHIFSLYEAKETSLLKSEKASLQQQLNQFQHELQKSKEREEQLEEMIQAYEKLCVEKADLETELGEMRALVETHLSRIRSLEQQLRQRDGSTFPGLGTPLPGQEVPFLALHPNPGLTHVLERAGGWQSRGLEAAGRLEAELEAARQETQRAQHREEHLKAECERLQAELKHLQDTREQDQSERDMAWVKKVGDDQVNLALAYTELTEELCRLRNVSSLQSQILRALLQEKSLNGGQRHSPLSQCHSPVQQRRSPAPQCPSPAPPGRPPAPQCQSPALQRRSPGPPSQSPAQQRRSPAPGPCQSPAQQRRSPVPPSSQSPAQQRRSPAPPPCPSPASASPHRLPGERMELGYAKPSSRHIKAGFQGRRSYSEVSNVALYQQSRSLWLQPEASTLPKHRPYGEVYLGGAGSPLSTHEPFEEHVRFEKQSSDEEEWALPSPPSPEAGAIRCASFCAGFPIPDAEAVQRTAAAYARAEHAQSWPSINLLLETVDSEVRSCPLCQLAFPIGYPDDALVKHIDSHLENSKI, via the exons ATGGACTCCATGTTTGAGGACGACATCAGCATCCTGACGCAGGAGGCGTTGGGGCCGGATGAGGACTGGCTCGACAGCCCCAACACCGACCTCTCGGGCGAGATGTGCTCGGCCTCCCACTTCGCCCTCATCACCGCCTATGATGACATCAAGAACCGGCTGAcggggctggagagggagaaCTCCACGCTCAAGCGCCGGCTCAAGATGTACGAGGTCAAG TACCCACTGATCGGCGAGTTCGGGGAGGAGCACATCTTCTCCCTCTACGAGGCCAAGGAGACGTCGTTGCTCAAGAGCGAGAAGGCGtcgctgcagcagcagctcaacCAGTTCCAGCACGAG ctgcagaagagcaaagagcgggaggagcagctggaggagatgATCCAGGCCTACGAGAAGCTGTGCGTGGAGAAGGCTGACCTGGAGACCGAGCTCGGAGAGATG CGGGCGCTGGTGGAGACGCACCTGAGCCGCATCCGgagcctggagcagcagctgcggCAGCGTGACGGCAGCACCTTCCCCGGGCTGGGGACCCCGCTGCCGGGCCAGGAGGTGCCTTTCCTCGCCCTGCACCCCAACCCTGGCCTGACCCACG TGCTGGAGCGTGCCGGGGGCTGGCAGAGCCGGGGGctggaggcggcggggcggctgGAAGCTgagctggaggcggcgcggcAGGAGACCCAGCGCGCCCAGCACCGCGAGGAGCATCTCAAAGCCGAGTGCGAgcggctgcaggcagagctgaagcACCTACAGGACACCCGGGAGCAG GACCAGTCGGAGCGGGACATGGCCTGGGTGAAGAAGGTGGGCGACGACCA GGTGAACCTGGCGCTGGCCTACACGGAGCTGACGGAGGAGCTGTGCCGCCTGAGGAACGtcagctccctgcagagccagaTCCTCCGCgccctgctgcaggagaagaGCCTCAACGGCG GCCAGCGCCACTCCCCGCTGTCCCAGTGCCATTCCCCGGTCCAGCAGCGTCGCTCGCCCGCCCCGCAGTGCCCCTCGCCCGCTCCACCGGGGCGTCCGCCGGCACCCCAGTGCCAGTCGCCAGCGCTGCAACGGCGCTCACCGGGACCCCCCAGCCAGTCGCCGGCCCAGCAGCGCCGCTCgccagcccccggcccctgccagtccccagcccagcagcgcCGGTCCCCAGTGCCCCCTTCCAGCCAGTCACCTGCCCAGCAACGCCGGTCGCCggccccaccaccctgcccgtCCCCGGCTTCGGCATCGCCACACCGGCTCCCCGGTGAGAGGATGGAGCTGGGCTATGCCAAACCCTCCAGCCGCCACATCAAAGCCGGCTTCCAGGGCCGCCGCAGCTACTCGGAGGTGAGCAACGTGGCCCTGTACCAGCAGAGCCGCTCGCTCTGGCTCCAGCCCGAAGCCTCGACGCTCCCGAAGCACCGGCCCTATGGCGAGGTGTACctggggggcgcggggtccCCCCTGAGCACCCACGAGCCCTTTGAGGAGCACGTGCGCTTCGAAAAGCAATCATCGGATGAAGAGGAGTGggcgctccccagcccccccagccccgaggCGGGGGCCATCCGCTGCGCCTCCTTCTGCGCCGGCTTCCCCATCCCCGACGCCGAGGCCGTGCAACGGACGGCCGCTGCCTACGCCCGGGCAGAGCATGCCCAGTCCTGGCCTTCGATCAAC ctgctgctggaaacGGTGGACTCGGAGGTGCGGAGCTGCCCGCTGTGCCAGCTGGCCTTCCCCATCGGCTACCCGGACGATGCCCTGGTGAAGCACATCGACTCGCACCTGGAGAACAGCAAGATCTGA